AAGGTGGTTTTCTTGTAAAGTAACCTCCCGAATTTCTGGGGCATCCGTCCTCTTTGCTTTCGGCATAATGCAGGATTTCCGGCTGAAAGTTGCGTAGGTGTCCCATTTCCGAACCCATCCCCCtcattactcatcaccctcccaaaaccCCCACCCCCACAACCCGATTGATCAAACATTTCCCCAGTTACATCATATACTTTGTTTTTCCTCCCTGCTAAACCAACCTAACCCCTCCCATTGCAGCTTCCCATAGCATATATAAACCTGTCCTCTTCATTATCTAATTGCACTTGAAAATGGCTTGACAAACGAAAACAGTAGTTCTACGTTAAATAAACTATGTAAGTCATAAAGTCACTTCTTTGCTATTACGGAGCCCTTCCACCTTTTCATAGTTTccaatttcgatttaatttatGCTATCTCTTAGTAaaactataaaacattttaaaattactgaAATACTGAATATTATTGGCAGTTATCTGAAATGtttagaataaatttaaaatgatttatgtTTCTCTCAGGCTCTGTGTTGGAGATTTATGTTTATAAATTTAGCAGTGGTAAGAGAGACGACGAAAGAGgtgtcataattttttcaatggagAGCCAGAATGTACATACAGCATCGAATCCTAGTGTTGGtacgaagattttcgcggcgttgatcagatggtctctgcattctcttcgggttctcaccgcgtcctttggcttttggcgacaacagttttgaAGACGCTGAatttgcagtcagcgtcttcaggtcgaaggtgttctttttccagcctttatatcaactcaacaacctgtctgtttgtctggtacaaatcttgtaactcaaatttgactcacttcctgtgaagcaaaaacgctgaaattttgctcacttcttcatttccgatgacaatacatgaaaatataactttttctctccaacccccctttaaccaccccccagtcaacctatagcccccctatacgtcacttttggtttttcggggtcactgagtttttttgctttgtgtcatatataaacgttgctcatcccctgtaatctaaatataaaggctggtttttaaaaaaaaattttttataagagcttatttcgcCAAAAGCCAAACTGCGAAGCGAAActtttgtttgttgttgttgaaaacttTTGTCTACGTTTTTCGATCTCAACCCACCTTGCGACACCAGTATTTCACACCACGAAAATCTCATTAGTTATACTTATAAATTTAGAGGATGAATTTATAATGCCTCCCAATTTCATTTTAAGTCCTGTCGAATAGCATCTCTTGGTAACTTACCAGGCAATAACAGAACTCATCTTTAAATTCGAATGGAACAGAAACAGAAACGCCTTAATACATACAATATTCCTCCCACTATGTCCATTTTTCGATTAATAACTCcagatttcatttcaatttttcagtcTAAACTATGAGAAGCCGAGGAGTCTCCACCTGTAGTCGAAGATATAGATTCCGGTTGTTGGTCTGCCAGAACAACAATGCCACAGCATTCAGCACATCACGTTTCCGAAATTAATGATATGTCAACAATAATTCAACCCACTTTGAGTAAAAAAAACGTgtgtaaccaaaattttaaatgaatactaATCACATTGCAAGTGTAcaacaaggaaaaataataaaaatttaaatcataaaaccTTGACAGAATCGAAAATGTAGCCGAGAATTTTTAGCATCTAATCCCCTTGGAAAAAGTCTAGGTTCGACCTATCGGACATGAATGATTATAAATACAATGTTTAATCATTACTAGGAGCGGAGGTACACATGGGAGATATGGAAATAAACCAGATACAATAATTACATCATTAAGTACGGTAACTAAGATgaataaagttttctcgggtttccgcgcagTTAAGAAAATCTGAAAACGTCGACGTTTtgggttccgactcgtcacccattctcgaGGCTACTGAAGTCGGAGGTTTAAGAATAGCGCGAAAAACTCTCCAGACTTCCCGGCAGAGGATGTGGATTTAGAACACAACCTACTACTTATGACAAGcagcgtaagattcaaaagactgaGGAAAATCGGAACGGCGAGGACATAGACTTTCGAATCTCCGAAGGGCATCGAAAGATAATTCCAAGAGTTACTGGAGAATAATATTCGGTAGATCGGAGATATGCACACTAAGTATAGAGGAAGGCCTACAGAGGCGCCGAAGGGCACTATGAAGAGAGGACATCCGGAACTAGTGGGAAACAGAATTCGggagattgaaaatacatataGTCTGTAGAGGAAGGATGGGATAAGATTACTGCTAGTACACAACAGAAACAGTGAAAACGGCCGAGACGTCAATTCGCTACGTCGACAGTGGAAAGATAAAGAAACCAtggataacgaaggaaattaaGAGATAATGGAGAAGAGAATGAAGGGGAAGAACTTGGACACAGATCGAGGCAAAAGGAtgtttagggaaataaataatcgattatgaCGGGTAAacaagagggcaagggaggcttggtggaaaagtcATAGTGATGAGATAAAGCTACAGAAAGAAAGAGAGGTGGGGGCACTGCATGCCAAGATATCTACGGAAAAGTTTTCTCTTCTTCAcagaaaaatctttcctttctgtagaaacattaaattatggtttcgctaaaaGTGGCCCACGCGGCCCTAATGACGGCGCTGAGATTTCTTTATCCTACTCTTTCCATCCATATCCATTCCCTGGAGGCGTcttcgggctctcatcgcggcggaaTCACCTATGCTTTTTCTTTCCTCTGTCGGTGGGAGGGTAGACGGCCAGAGTAATTTgcaaatgctccatgcaaacctacttaTTTCAACCGGTAGAACACCTTAGTAAAAATACTCAACAGTTCATCAAGATTGTAAATAtaagaatgaatgaaaacttGCACCACGAAATTTATTCGGTAGATACTTCAAAGAATTTAGTTAGTGTAAACAAAAGATTTGAAACAGTTGGGTCAACACAAATTGCTCCACAATTTGTTACTAAAACGGTTTTAAATAATAACTATGGAATCAAGATATCACATTTCAGTATCGACTATCAGCTGTACATTAAGCGATACCACATCATCGCGCTAAAAACAATCAACAGCGGTAACAAGAGGGCAGACATAGAGATTATGAAAAAACGACTGAAATACTGATACGCCCAATCGGACTGAAAGCCCATAAGAATCAATAGCAGTCCGGCTTGTACTTTGTTAGCCATTGTCCAACGCTTAACAGGACCCTTTGGTATTAACCGGTTGTCCCTCATCAGCACAATAAACACAAAAAAGGTACCTAGATTCCCGTGCCAAGACATTAGATGGCATTCATTGTTCATCTCTTTGTCGATAAATACTACCACGAAACCAGTCACGTAACATAACAAACCGTAAGTCCTCAGAGAGCGCAATCTTTTGGCTCTTTCTTCAAACGACATCGTGACGGAGTAATGTAATTCAGGCGATATCCTCAATATCAAGTCACCAAGAAAACAACAgacctaaaaaataaaaacagtatgACATTTTCTTTGTGGATTCGAACAAATTTAGCAGGGAACTATTGAGTACCCTTGAACCAAGGAGGTACAAGTGACAGAAATAAAATGGTGATATGCCAGTATTTAAAAAGATTCTTTTagcctataaataaatcacttctttttaaagtaaaatacgaCGTATAAAATAAAGGTATAATGACTAATTACTTCACTGGGGAGTTTCATTCATAAATTCACCATAGTTAGTGGATTTGACACAATTTATAGTGATTAATTGACACTATTCCACCTTTCCCTTCAAAACAACATTTTTTGAATCACTTGTACCATTAGGTTCCTAGGCTCCATGTCAAAATTTAAGCTTACCGAAAGTGCCATCAAGGGCGGATGAAGATTCATGAAAGTCAGGTCAGCCAGCAAATTCCAGGTTAACACCACAAGTAGGAATGCCAAATAGGCTACGGCCGCGATGACAGTGTTCTTTTGTATGACAGTCCACCgtgtaattacatattttttaatttctctcaacTTCCTTCTCCGCCTCTCTTCTCGAGAAAACTCTGAATCAGGAATATGCACATCTGAATCACTGCTCGTGAAGTCACAATGGGTCATTAGACGATTTTCGAACGTTGATAGGATTGATTCGAACCGCGGTGGACCACTCCTCAATTTTCTTATTCCGCAGAAACAAGGACACGAGCACATTTCTTTAATAACATCGCTTTGGTTGTAATCAAATAGGTATGCCATTTTGTAAATTGATCTCGTTACTAAGGAGATATCAAGAAAACACAACTAGAGTCTTTTACACCCTGTGTATTTATGGTAAGTACCACTAATCCTGCTGACTGCTACAAGTGAAGTGCGTAATTTCCTAAGGGCAATGCGTGTGGGATGAAACTATGCTAGATATATACCTACTAGAGGATGTGCGCAATAACGTAAAGTTTTaatgcttttcaaaaatttgacTACCGAAGAATATCGCAGACAATGTATAGCAGCGACGTTCAATCAGCACTCCGATCGACGATGTGTTATCCATCAATAAATGtctttaca
This genomic interval from Ischnura elegans chromosome 5, ioIscEleg1.1, whole genome shotgun sequence contains the following:
- the LOC124159859 gene encoding uncharacterized protein LOC124159859, with protein sequence MAYLFDYNQSDVIKEMCSCPCFCGIRKLRSGPPRFESILSTFENRLMTHCDFTSSDSDVHIPDSEFSREERRRRKLREIKKYVITRWTVIQKNTVIAAVAYLAFLLVVLTWNLLADLTFMNLHPPLMALSVCCFLGDLILRISPELHYSVTMSFEERAKRLRSLRTYGLLCYVTGFVVVFIDKEMNNECHLMSWHGNLGTFFVFIVLMRDNRLIPKGPVKRWTMANKVQAGLLLILMGFQSDWAYQYFSRFFIISMSALLLPLLIVFSAMMWYRLMYS